A stretch of the Leucoraja erinacea ecotype New England chromosome 40, Leri_hhj_1, whole genome shotgun sequence genome encodes the following:
- the prim1 gene encoding DNA primase small subunit gives MALTESRYDASELPDLLPVYYRRLFPYPQYFRWLSYGGVPKNYFQNREFSFTLKDDIYVRYQSFNNQNELEKEMQKMVPYKIDLGAVYSHKPSQHNSVKSGAFQAESKELVFDIDMTDYDDVRTCCSSADICRKCWTLMTIAIKILDRALDEDFGFLHRLWVYSGRRGVHCWVCDEAARGLSQAARSAVAEYLSVVKGGIDTIKKVQLTRFIHPSIEEALTVINGYFEEYAVNKQDLFGTKENWQKILALLPDDLKNELQKDFLKARSSAERWKMLQIELKPPDSKHFMDEIKLQYCYPRLDVNVSKSINHLLKSPFSVHPKTGRISVPIDVKNLDTFDPFSVPTISFLCKELDHKIEDEQVNADTENGAEPEVKRRTRDYKKTSLLGPIKIFEQFLDEMEQSRKGLLLEQSDRERDF, from the exons TCCCGAAGAACTACTTCCAGAATCGAGAATTCTCCTTCACCCTGAAAGATGACATCTATGTACGCTACCAGTCCTTTAACAATCAGAATGAATTGgagaaagaaatgcagaaaatGGTCCCTTACAAGATCGACCTTGGAGCTGTCTATTCCCACAAG CCCAGTCAGCATAACTCTGTGAAGTCAGGAGCCTTCCAGGCAGAAAGTAAAGAATTGGTCTTTGATATTGATATGACAGATTATGATGATGTCCGAACCTGTTGCAG CTCTGCAGACATTTGCCGTAAATGTTGGACACTGATGACCATTGCTATCAAGATTCTGGATAGAGCATTGGATG AGGACTTTGGATTCCTGCATCGTCTCTGGGTATATTCTGGTCGAAGAGGGGTGCATTGCTGGGTCTGTGATGAAGCAGCACGAGGACTTTCCCAGGCAGCTCGATCAGCTGTTGCCGAGTACCTGAGTGTGGTCAAA GGTGGGATCGATACCATCAAGAAAGTACAACTGACTCGATTCATTCATCCTTCAATTGA GGAAGCTCTCACTGTGATAAATGGTTATTTTGAAGAATACGCTGTAAATAAACAAGATCTCTTTGGCACAAAAGAAAATTGGCAGAAGATCCTAGCTTTGCTCCCCGATGAT TTGAAAAATGAATTACAAAAGGACTTTCTCAAAGCAAGAAGTTCAGCTGAGCGTTGGAAAATGTTGCAAATTGAG TTGAAGCCACCAGATTCTAAGCATTTTATGGATGAGATAAAACTGCAGTACTGCTACCCTCGACTGGATGTGAACGTCAGTAAAAGTATCAACCATCTTCTGAAAAGCCCGTTCTCTGTTCATCCAAAAACAG GACGCATTTCAGTGCCCATTGATGTGAAGAATCTGGATACGTTTGATCCCTTTTCTGTGCCCACAATAAG TTTTCTTTGCAAGGAGCTTGATCATAAAATTGAGGATGAGCAAGTGAATGCAGACACTGAGAATGGTGCAGAACCAGAGGTGAAGCGTCGAACCAGAG ATTATAAGAAAACAAGTCTCCTGGGGCCTATCAAGATCTTTGAGCAATTCCTAGATGAGATGGAGCAGTCACGAAAGGGTTTGCTGCTAGAACAGAGTG ATAGAGAAAGAGATTTTTGA